CGAGAAGCGACCGATGTTCCGGATCAGCGCGAAAGTGGAGACCGACGACGGCGTCGACCGCATCGAGACGCTGCTGCAGAACGCCGAGACGATCAAGGTCGCCACCGCCGACGGCCGGAAGGCGGTCACGGATCTCTCGGAAGGCGACGAGGTGCGCGTCTGCTACGGCGACAAGGCCCGCCACTTCGGCGAGGCCATCGAAGAGAGCATCATCGAGAAGTAGGGCCGTCGCCGCGCGGACCGCGATACGGAGTTCCACATGAGAGTCAGCCACTACTTCGAGGGCGAGGGCGTCGTCACCGGCGGGTTCGCCCAGTCGGTCAACAACCAGCGCGAGGTCATGGACCGCCACGGCATCGACTACACGACCGAGCCGACGCTGGACTGTGACCTGCTGCATCTCAACAACGCCGGGCCGCAGTCGATCTACTACGCCAAGCGCGCCCGCCGGCGGGGGATCCCCGTCCTCTTTCACACCCACAACACCGCCGCCGACTTCCGGGACAGCTTCGTCTTCTCGAACGCGCTCGCCCGGCCGCTGAAACCGTTCCTCGCCTACACCTACGGACTGGCCGACCACCTGGTCTGTCCCTCCGAACACAACCGGGACGTGATCGCGGGCTACACCGACACGCCGTCGACGGTCATCTCCAACGGGTTCGACGGCGGCCGTTTCGACGGCTGGGACGACCCCGACCTGCGCGCGGAGTATCTGGAGCGCTACGATCTGGAGCCGCCGGTCGTGTTCATGTTCGGCCACGTGATCAAGCGCAAGGGACTCGATACGTTCGTCGAGGTCGCCCGCCGGCTCCCCGAGTACGACTTCGCCTGGTTCGGCTATCTGAATCCCACCGGCGGAACGCTCGACAGGTTCCTCCAGCCCCGCGAGACCCGCAAACTCGTCGCGGACTCGCCCGACAACTGCACCTTCACGGGGTACATCGAGGACCCCCGCGGGGCGCCCGCGGCGGGCGACGTGTTCTTCTGGCCTTCCCGCAACGAGAACGAGGGGATGGCGCTGCTGGAGGCGATGCACTGCGGCAAGCCGCCGGTCGTCCGGTCGATTCCGACCTACGAGTGGCTGGACGACGGCGGAGACTGCCGGAAAGCCGAGACGGCCGACGAGTTCGTCGACGCGATCACCGACCTCTGCGAGGACGAGGCCGAACGCGAGCGTATCGGCGCCAACGCCGCCGAGACGACCGAGCGGTTCACCCTGGAGGCCGTCGGCGAGCAGCTCGTCACGCTCTACGACGAACTCGTGAGCGGACCGACGAACGAGCGGACGCCGACGGGGTGACCACCTTCCTGCCGGCGCCCGCGCTCAGGCGTTCGCGCCGGCGTCGTCGGATTCGGACTCGGACTCGGATTCGGGGTTCAGCCGCTCGGTACACCAGTGACAGAACTCCAGGTCGGGGTCGACGTCGCGGCCGCAGTTGGGGCAGGTCGTGCCCTCGTCGACTTCGGGCTCGGTCTCGGTGTTCTGGCGCTTGGCCATCCAGTAGGCGTCGACCATGCTGAAGACAGTGATCGCGGCGAGCGCCAGCGCCGCCTCCGGCGTGACGTTCTCGGCGGCGGCGACCAGCTCCGACCAGCCGAACGACTCGGGGACGGCGTCGGGAGGCATCAGCAGGGTGAAGCTCGTCACGTTGAGGAAGAACCAGACGAGCGCGCGGAGCCACTCGCGCAGGTAGACGTGCCCGAGCCCGGGATAGAGAAACGCGAGGGCGACTGCCAGCAACGGCCGCGTTCGGTTCCGTGAACTCACTGTTAGTTGTGCGGTTTCGGTCGTCGCCCGTTGTTAAGCTTCCGACTCCCGGGAATTCGTCGCCGGGGGACCGTCACTCGCCGCCCAGTCGCTCGACCAGCCCGGAGAGCGTCGCCAGGTCGTACTGGCCGGGCGCGGTCGCGTCGGCGGGGTCGACCGGCGCGTAGCCGATCCGCGAGCCGTACAGCGGCGCGACCGCTCGGGAGTGGCGGCCGGCCTCGCCCATCGCCATCGTCGCGACCGTCTCGCCGGCCGTGGCCGCGTCCCAGGTCGCACCCAGCAGGTCCAGCACGTCGCCGCTCCCCTCGGCGGTCACCGCCAGCTTCGCCACGTCGCCCCAGCGGCTCGCCTCGGCGAGCGTCTCCCGCATCGCCGCCCGGTGGGGCGTCCCCTCGAAGTCGTGCGTCGAGACGACCACGGCGGTCCCGTGGTCGCGAGCGTGTTCGGCGACGGCGGCGGCGTCGCCGCTCTCCAGCGCGGCCAGTTCCAGGTCGACGGCGCCGACCGCGTCGTGCTCGGCGGCGACTTCGAGGGCGTCGAGGCGCGCCGCGTCGTCGGGCGCCTCGCCGCCCTCCCAGGTGGGGCGGTTGGTCGCGATCAGCGGCGACTCGCCGTCGTAGCCCGCGAGCGCGTCCAGCGGGTCGCTCGCGAAGTCCATGCGAAACTCGACGGCGTCCGCGTGGTCGCGCGCGGCGGGTTCGTCGGCTAGATCCGCGGTCGCGGCCGCGAGGACGAACGACGAGAAGTCGATCTGCATACCGGTCCTATCGCGAGGGGCGGAAAAAAGCGACCGGATCGGCGCCCGCGGTCGCCGCTCGTTCGGCCCGCCGACCGCGCGGCCGGTTCGGCCGCGAACGGTCGAGCGCGCTACCGCTGCAGGTCCTCGATGAGGCTCTGGATCTCGTTGATCTGGGCGGTCTGTTGCTGGTTGGCGGCCGCGATACGTTCGATCTCGCCGGCGACCTCCTCGGCGCTCTCGGCGGTGGAGTCGACCATCGAGGCGACCTCCTCGGTGGAGGCGGCCTGTTCGTCGGTGGCGCTGGCGACCTCCTGGGCGCCCTGGGCCGCCTCCTCGACGGCGGCGTCGATCTCCCGGAGCACGTCGACGGTGTCGTCGACCTGATCGATGCCCTCCTCGACCTGCTCGTTGGCGTGCTCGATGCTGTCGACGGTGCTCTCGGTGTCGCTCTTGATGTTCGAGACGAGCTGTTCGATCTCGGTGGCGTTCTGCTGGGACTCCTCGGCGAGGCTCTTGACCTCGTCGGCGACGACGGCGAAGCCCTCGCCGGCCTCGCCGGCGCGAGCGGCCTCGATCGAGGCGTTGAGCGCGAGCATGTTCGTCTGGTCGGCGATGTCGTTGATCACCTCGACGATCTCGTCGATCTCGTCGATGCGGTCGCGAAGCTGGCGCACGTCCTCGGACACTTCGCTGTTGGCCTCGTCGACGGACTCCATGGCGTCGATGGCGTCGTCGGCCATCTCGCGGCCGTCGTCGGCGAGGTCGCGGGCCTCGGTGCTGACCTGTCGGACCTGGCTCGCGCTGGAGGCGACCTCCTCGACGGTCGCGCTGAGGTTGGACACCTCGCTGGCGACCTCGCGCATGTTCTCGGACTGTTCGTTGGCGAGGTCGCTGATCTGCTGGGAGCTCTGGGAGACGCTCTCGGAAGCGCGGAGCAACTCGTCGATCGCGGTCCCCAGCTCGTCGACGGTCATGTCCCCTGCCTCGGAGTGTACGTCGAGTGCCTCGGTGCCGAGGTCACCGGAATCGGAAGCCATACGCCGATCGGCGTGAGCGACCGAATTAAACGTACTCCCGCGGTTATCAGGCGTGATTTTCGTCGGCGGCGAACACGGGTCGAGAGGGCGCTCTCGGCGGGAGTCGGGAGTCGCGGCCGCGAGGGCTCGCCGGCCGGTGGAAGCGCGAGGGCGTCGGGGTCGGTCAGACCGCGGGGAGGCCCTGCTCGGCCTCGAGCAGTTCGTGGTAGCGATTCCGGATGGTCACTTCGGAGATGTCGGCGACCTCGCTGACGGCGGCCTGGGTGGTCTTCTCGTTGGTCAGCAGGGCGGCGGCGTAGACGGCCGCGGCGGCCAGACCCACGGGGGACTTCCCGGAGTGGACGCCCTGCTCCTTGGCGTTCTGGAGGAGCTTGCGCGCGCGGTGTTCGGCCTCGTCGGAGAGTTCGAGCGCGGAGGCGAACCGTGGCACGTAGCTCTCGGGGTCGGCCGGCGCGACCTCCAGGCCGAGTTCGCGGATGACGTAACGGTAGGTGCGGGCGATCTCCGACTTCTCGACGCGGGAGACCTCGTTGATCTCGTCGAGGCTGCGCGGGACGCCGGCCTGCCGGGCGGCGGCGTAGACGGCGGCCGTCGAGACGCCCTCGATGGAGCGGCCCGGGAGGAGGTTCTCGTCGAGCGCGCGGCGGTAGATGACCGAGGCGGTCTCGCGGACGTTCTCGGGCAGGCCCAGGGCCGAGGCCATGCGGTCGATCTCGCCCAGCGCCTGCTTGAGGTTGCGCTCCTTGGAGTCGCGAGTTCTGAACCGCTCGTTCCACTTGCGCAGGCGCTGCATCTTCTGGCGCTGGTTCGACGACAGGGAGTTGCCGTAGGCGTCCTTGTCGCGCCAGTCGATGTTGGTCGAGAGGCCCTTGTCGTGCATCATGTTCGTCGTCGGCGCGCCGACGCGGGACTTCTCGTCTTTCTCGCTGGCGTCGAAGGCGCGCCACTCGGGCCCGCGGTCGATCTCGTCGGTCTCGACGACCAGCCCGCACTCCTCGCAGACCGTCTCGCCGCGCTCCTCGTCCATCACGAGGTGACCGGAACATTCGGGGCAGGCCTCGTCGGTCCGCTCCTCGGTCGATTCGTCTTCCTGTACGTCTGTTCGCTGGGTTCTGAGTCGAGAGTCGCTCATTGCTGGGGGCGTGTCGGTCCGGAGAGGACGCGTCGAGAATCCCGGACTCGTTCGGTGGTGGGACAACCATACGGAGATACTTTTATAAATCTTTCGCTACTAGGTGTTTGGTCTCGCGGAAACGGCCCGCAGACGGGATTTCGCTCGGTGTGTGAACGTGTTCCACACGTTACTATCTCGCATTTATATACTCGTACTCGACGAGAACGAAACGAGCAAGCGGGCGGCGGATCAGGGTCGCGGTATGTCACGGATCGCCGTCGGGAGCGAGAACCGAGTGAAGGTCGCCGCGACGGAGCGAGTCGCGGGCGAACTGTTCGACGGCGGGGCCGAAACGGTGGCCGTCGCCGTCGAATCGGGCGTGCCCGAGCAGCCGCGGGGTCGCACGGAGACGGTGACCGGTGCGGAGAACCGCGCGGCGCGGGCGCTCGAGACCGACTCGAACGCCGACTACGGCGTCGGGATCGAGGGCGGCGTCGCGGGTCTGGACGAGCGACCAGGGCTGTACGTGATCATGTGGGCCGCTGTGTCGGACGGCGACGGTCTCGAACGGGGCGGCGGTCCCGCGCTCCGGCTCCCCGACCATATCGCCGAGCGAGTGCGTGCGGGCGAGGAACTGGGGCCGGTGCTCGACGACGTACTGGGGACCGAGAACCTCAAGGGGCGTGCGGGCGCGGCGGGCGTGCTCACCGGTGGTGCCATCGACCGCGAGTCGGCGCTCGTCCACGCTGTGGCGGGGGCGTTCGGGCCGTTCGCGACGGGGCTGTACTGACCCCGCGGAGGCCACCGGTACAGCGGCGTCGATTATCCGGGGTCAGGTCTCCCCGGTGATGATGTTCGCGAGGCGCTGGCGGTCGAACAGTCGGTCCTCGGAGAACTCGTCGGCGAAGATCCGCTGGGCGGCCAGTTCGGTCTGGAAGAGGTTGATGATCGGACCCTGGTCGAGGTAGCCCCCCTGATAGACCGAACCGTTCCGGACGGCGGTCAGTTCGCTCCCGAGCGCGTGGTCGGCCAGCGGCTCGACGACGTGTTCCTCGAAGGCCGCGCGGTCACGCTCCTCCTGGCCGCGGATCAACAGCACGTCCGGGTCGATGTCCAGCAGCGTCTCGAAGTCCACCTCCAGGCTCGTGTCGCCCGAGTAGTGGCCCACGTCGGTCCCCTCGAAGGCGTCCCGCAGCCGCAGATCGCGCCACTGCTTCTTGCCGACGCCGCCGTCGTAGAGCTGATAGGGGTAGAACGTCTCCGGCGGCTCGTCGGCCGGGTACAGGAGCGCCGCCTCCGGGGTCTCCTCGGGCAGCCGCTCCTGTACGTCCGTCAGGAACTCGTCGTGGAACGACTTGAACTGTCGGTAGCGCTCCTCGCGGTCGAACACCTTCGCGATCTTCCGGAACGCGCCGTACAGCGAGTAGTAGGGGTAGTCGTGCCACGCGTCGCTGCGCCGCCGGATGAAGTTCCCGAAGAACGGGCCGACGTTGCTCGCTATCTCTTCGACGTCCCCCTCGTCCCAGCCGTACCAGTGGATCAGCTGGTTGGGTTCCATGAAGTGGACGTCGGCGTCGAGTTCGTAGATCCGCTCCTTGTCGACCCCGTCCTGATACAGTGTCGTCACTGCGTCGGGGTCGTACTCGACGCCGGGGAGTTCATCGTAGAAGTGGCTGGCGTACCGGTAGGGTAACTGGATACCGAGCGTCTGCCCGGCGTCCAGCGCTATCCCCATATCGGCGTAACTCGGCAGCAACGCCACCCAGTCCTCCGGCGGCCCGTCGAAGGTGACCGGTCCCATCGGTTCCATCGAGACGGTGTAGCCGTCCTCGGCCTGAGTCGCTGACTCGCCGCCGTCGCCCTCGACGGCGTCGGTCCCGCCGCTGGTCTCCGTGTTCGTCGCCGCCGTTTCGGACCCGGCTTCGGTCTCGGTCGGTGCCTCGCCGCTATCACCGGTGCAGCCGGCGAGGAGTCCGATCGTCGTTCCCATACCGCTCGCGATGAACGTTCTACGTCGCATCATTTTTTAGGCCGACCTAAAAATATAAAAACCTATTGAAACGACTCCGAGACCGCGCTCAGTCCGCGCCGGGCGTCGGTTCGAACGTGGGGCGACCGCCGTCGAACGAGGCGGCGACCGCGACCGTTCCGACGACGACGGCGGCGGTCGCGTAGAAGACTGCGTGGACGCTCGCGGCGTCGTGGAGGGCACCGGCGAGGACGGGCGCGACGATCGAACCCGGTTTCCAGAGGAGGCTCCGGAGCGACAGCGAGGTGACGGCTCGCGAGGCGGTCTCGGCCTCGGTGAACAGTGCGACGCTCGCGGGGACCCGACAGGCGTCCGAGAGACCGAACAGGAACGCGCAGGCGGTCAGGCTCTCCAGCGATCCGGCGAGCGGGACGGCCGCCGCCGCGGCGACGTAGCCGACCGCGGCCGCACCCAGAAGCGGTCGTCGACCGACGCGGTCGGCCAGTGCGCCGGCGTACCCCTGACAGACGGTGCGGGCGACTCGCGGAGCGGTGAGGACGACGCCGACGGCCGCCGGCGACAGCGACACCGCGAGGTACGCGTAGATTGGCAGGTACACTCTGACCGCCGTCTTGGCGAAGGCGAATCCCACGCGGAACGCGGCGATCCCGTGGACCGCGGGACGCCCGACCAGCCGACGGTAGGCGCTGACGCCGCCGGCCGCCTCGAAGTCGTCGACGCCCAGGTCGGTCCGCGCCAGCGCCCAGACGCTGACCAGGCTCACTGCCGCGAGCAGGAGGTAACCGGGTGCGAACCCCCCCGTCTGGTAGATCACGCCGGCGCTGGCGGTCCCGAGGCCGCCGGCCAGCGCGCCGACCTGATTGAACAGACCCACCTGCCGACCGCGGTCGTCCGCCGACGCGCGGCCGGAGACGGCGGCCGTCCCGAGCACGAACAGCACGCTCACCGTGACTCCCTGAGCGACCCGCGCCGCGACCAGCGTCAGTTCGTCGACGACGAACACGAACCCGACGTAGGTCGCCGCGCTGGCGAGCACGGCACCGACGAGCAGTCGCCGGACTCGATCGCCGTCGGCCCACGCCCCCAGCGC
The window above is part of the Halosimplex rubrum genome. Proteins encoded here:
- a CDS encoding glycosyltransferase family 4 protein — translated: MRVSHYFEGEGVVTGGFAQSVNNQREVMDRHGIDYTTEPTLDCDLLHLNNAGPQSIYYAKRARRRGIPVLFHTHNTAADFRDSFVFSNALARPLKPFLAYTYGLADHLVCPSEHNRDVIAGYTDTPSTVISNGFDGGRFDGWDDPDLRAEYLERYDLEPPVVFMFGHVIKRKGLDTFVEVARRLPEYDFAWFGYLNPTGGTLDRFLQPRETRKLVADSPDNCTFTGYIEDPRGAPAAGDVFFWPSRNENEGMALLEAMHCGKPPVVRSIPTYEWLDDGGDCRKAETADEFVDAITDLCEDEAERERIGANAAETTERFTLEAVGEQLVTLYDELVSGPTNERTPTG
- a CDS encoding zinc ribbon domain-containing protein — its product is MLAVALAFLYPGLGHVYLREWLRALVWFFLNVTSFTLLMPPDAVPESFGWSELVAAAENVTPEAALALAAITVFSMVDAYWMAKRQNTETEPEVDEGTTCPNCGRDVDPDLEFCHWCTERLNPESESESESDDAGANA
- a CDS encoding type I 3-dehydroquinate dehydratase, yielding MQIDFSSFVLAAATADLADEPAARDHADAVEFRMDFASDPLDALAGYDGESPLIATNRPTWEGGEAPDDAARLDALEVAAEHDAVGAVDLELAALESGDAAAVAEHARDHGTAVVVSTHDFEGTPHRAAMRETLAEASRWGDVAKLAVTAEGSGDVLDLLGATWDAATAGETVATMAMGEAGRHSRAVAPLYGSRIGYAPVDPADATAPGQYDLATLSGLVERLGGE
- a CDS encoding methyl-accepting chemotaxis protein; translated protein: MASDSGDLGTEALDVHSEAGDMTVDELGTAIDELLRASESVSQSSQQISDLANEQSENMREVASEVSNLSATVEEVASSASQVRQVSTEARDLADDGREMADDAIDAMESVDEANSEVSEDVRQLRDRIDEIDEIVEVINDIADQTNMLALNASIEAARAGEAGEGFAVVADEVKSLAEESQQNATEIEQLVSNIKSDTESTVDSIEHANEQVEEGIDQVDDTVDVLREIDAAVEEAAQGAQEVASATDEQAASTEEVASMVDSTAESAEEVAGEIERIAAANQQQTAQINEIQSLIEDLQR
- a CDS encoding transcription initiation factor IIB, producing MSDSRLRTQRTDVQEDESTEERTDEACPECSGHLVMDEERGETVCEECGLVVETDEIDRGPEWRAFDASEKDEKSRVGAPTTNMMHDKGLSTNIDWRDKDAYGNSLSSNQRQKMQRLRKWNERFRTRDSKERNLKQALGEIDRMASALGLPENVRETASVIYRRALDENLLPGRSIEGVSTAAVYAAARQAGVPRSLDEINEVSRVEKSEIARTYRYVIRELGLEVAPADPESYVPRFASALELSDEAEHRARKLLQNAKEQGVHSGKSPVGLAAAAVYAAALLTNEKTTQAAVSEVADISEVTIRNRYHELLEAEQGLPAV
- the yjjX gene encoding inosine/xanthosine triphosphatase, with protein sequence MSRIAVGSENRVKVAATERVAGELFDGGAETVAVAVESGVPEQPRGRTETVTGAENRAARALETDSNADYGVGIEGGVAGLDERPGLYVIMWAAVSDGDGLERGGGPALRLPDHIAERVRAGEELGPVLDDVLGTENLKGRAGAAGVLTGGAIDRESALVHAVAGAFGPFATGLY
- a CDS encoding ABC transporter substrate-binding protein, translating into MGTTIGLLAGCTGDSGEAPTETEAGSETAATNTETSGGTDAVEGDGGESATQAEDGYTVSMEPMGPVTFDGPPEDWVALLPSYADMGIALDAGQTLGIQLPYRYASHFYDELPGVEYDPDAVTTLYQDGVDKERIYELDADVHFMEPNQLIHWYGWDEGDVEEIASNVGPFFGNFIRRRSDAWHDYPYYSLYGAFRKIAKVFDREERYRQFKSFHDEFLTDVQERLPEETPEAALLYPADEPPETFYPYQLYDGGVGKKQWRDLRLRDAFEGTDVGHYSGDTSLEVDFETLLDIDPDVLLIRGQEERDRAAFEEHVVEPLADHALGSELTAVRNGSVYQGGYLDQGPIINLFQTELAAQRIFADEFSEDRLFDRQRLANIITGET
- a CDS encoding MFS transporter; protein product: MTPLVRRPSAAFAALSSTSVVRAYGYALTATYLSFYAAAFDASGLWIGAFTTAFAVAQTVTTAALGAWADGDRVRRLLVGAVLASAATYVGFVFVVDELTLVAARVAQGVTVSVLFVLGTAAVSGRASADDRGRQVGLFNQVGALAGGLGTASAGVIYQTGGFAPGYLLLAAVSLVSVWALARTDLGVDDFEAAGGVSAYRRLVGRPAVHGIAAFRVGFAFAKTAVRVYLPIYAYLAVSLSPAAVGVVLTAPRVARTVCQGYAGALADRVGRRPLLGAAAVGYVAAAAAVPLAGSLESLTACAFLFGLSDACRVPASVALFTEAETASRAVTSLSLRSLLWKPGSIVAPVLAGALHDAASVHAVFYATAAVVVGTVAVAASFDGGRPTFEPTPGAD